The genome window AGTGGCATGTCATCCCCACATCACAAGCTCtgaccttccctctccccagaccTGCCTAGCATGACCCCCATTTTTCCCGGCACATGGCCTTGGTCAGGTCAGGTTCGCTGcacacccaccccctgccccggCCTCTCCTGGTGTCCAGCCGTGGACACGACTCCCTGGCTCTGCCTCGACACATTCAAGTCCTGCCCCACGTGTATGACTGTCTGCTCTTTGGTTTCTTGTGCTACCAAACCCTTCAGTCATATAATCCTGGCTTAATAGATATTAGTATGTTAAGTCCCAGTGTGCTTTTCTCACGTCACCTGactccagtcagaatgaccatcatccaAAAGTGTAcatatagtaaatgctggagagggtgtggagaaaaaggaaccctcctgcactgtagtgggaatgtaaattggtacagccgctaaggagaacagtatggaggttccttaagaaactagagttaccatatgatccagcaatcccactcctgggcacatacccagagaaagctacaatttgaaaagatacatgcaccccagtgttcacagcagcactatttacaatagccaagacatgaaaacaacctaaatgtccatcaacagatgaatggataaagaagatgtggtatgtgtgtgcatatatatatatatatttacacacacacacacataatggaatattactcagccataaaaaaaagaatgaaataatgccatttacagcaacatggatggacctagagatgatcatactaagtgaagtaagccagatagagaaagacaaatatcatatgctatcacttatatgtggaatctaaaaaaaaaaaaggatacaaatgaatttatttacaaagcagaaatagacccacagacatagaaaacaaacttatggttaccaaaagggaaagggttggggggcagggagagataaatgaggagtttgggattgacatatacacactactatatataaaatagataaacaacaaggtcctactgtatagcacagggaactctactcaatattttgtaagaacctatatgggaaaagaatcacaCCAGGTATTCTTAAATGCCTGCATAATTAGGAGGCAGAGGGTGGTTAGAACGACACTCACCCTTCTGTAGAAGTCAAGAGAACGTCAGGCTGGCTGGCTCCAGCCTCAGCAGTCCTGGCTGGGCCTTCACTCTTTACTTCCTTCCCTGGGCTTGGGGCCTCTCCtgccttctctttctccagggaacTTGGCTCTGCCCCATCCGTCTCCAGGAACGAAGGGCTTGTAGTATCTAGCATCCACGTGGGATGAACGCTGCTCGGGGGGTGGCTCCAGAGCTGCGGGCTGCCTTCCTGGGAGGACAGGGGGCTGGGCCGGGGGCTGGGGCCTCTGGCCTCAGACTCAGGGCTGCTCGGCTCAGGCGAAGAGGCTGGGCTCCCCCAGGGGCCAGGGGACACGGTGCAGGGAGCAGACTCCTGGGCACGCTCTGCATGCCTGTCACCTGAGGAAGAGTGTAGCGTGAAGCTGGCACGGGACGAGGGGCAGGCTGAGGgccaaggggcagagccagggaaCAGCCTGGGCTGCCACCCCCAGCAGCTCCCCCATCCCGGGGCTCCTCCCTGGAGCTGCACATTCTGTCCCTCGTCGGGCAGTGACCCACCACACGTAGGGACAGTGGGCAGACGACTCCCAAAACTTCAGCCCCAAGGCAACCGGGGTTTCAGGGCTTGCTAAACCACTGAGACCCAGGCATCCAAAAGGCTGGGACTTTTGTACATTTCTTCATTTACTCTATGAGATGAGTATTTTAAAAGCCATTGTACTGATGAAGTCACAGAGGCAGAAGCAGGATTTAAGCCCAAGTCTGTCTGGCTCCAACACAAAACAAGGGGACTCCTTAATGACACCCCTGGGGAACGCGCTCTGTCCCCACTCCAGATTCCAAAGCCTCCAACCACCCAATTTCCCAGACCCCATATTGGATCTCACCTCTGTCCTGGGGGCGAAGAGGCCCCTGGGGCCAGGAAGGAACGCCCTTGGTCTGCCAGCCCTCGGGGCTTGGCAGAGGCTGTtgagagagacacagaggcaTCTGTGAGCCCTGGAGGCACTGAGAGGTGAAGGGGGCAGTGAAGGcatggggggaggagagggagggaagagggaccaTGAGTATACAGGGCCCCCCCCCCTCCCTGCTGTCCTCCCACCCAGACCTCACACCCTGGTCTGGGCCTCAGTTCAGAAGAGGCACCCCGGATGGGACCCACATCCTAGGGGTGCTGGTGCTGGGCCCTGGAAATCACTGGCTTCATGTTCCTTCTCTACAGATGGAAaagttgaggcccagagaggggaagtgacttgcccaaggttgcacaggATATGTGGCAGGGCTGGCATCAGATCCCACACGTTCTGTTTCCCAGGTCAATGCTTTGTCCACCCAGGATGCTGCAGATCGGGCAGGAGCAAGACTGTCTCCCAGAGGAGTctagggaagaaaaggagaagagagaggtttGCCCAAGGGAAACTGCTCCCAGGGCCTTCCTGACACCCTTCCAGCCTTGGGGCGTCGTCCATGCTCACTGACTTCTAGTCTTCTCTGCTCCGGCTGCTCAGATGGCCCTGTCTCATGCAGCATCTGCCCAAGGAGGGGCTGTGCTGTAGAgagggtgacagcccccaggcactgggctgggccctgccctcccAGATGAGCGCAAACGGCCAGCTCCCAGGACAGGCCTCCCAGGCCTCCCTCTGAGGACTCCAGGGCCCCTGGAGCAACCAGGCCCCAGAATGCACATCACAGGACACAGGCACGGCTGCCCTGCACAGGGACCCCAGTCCTCTGATCTCGGGGTCAGCTGAGAGAGCTGCTCTGGTTATGAGCTCTCCCCTTGTTCTCTGGGACCACAGAGATTAGAAAGTTACAGccctgctctgccatcttgagtTTCCTTATCTCTTAGGCAGAGGCCTCCCTGGGAAAAATGTGCTCACGTAACTTGTCCCTGCAGCTCGTGCTAGTTGATATCAAGACCTCTGCCATTGTCACGTGGGCCTGTTTGGGTGACACTGGATACAATGAAAGATGGTGAGCTAAAAGTAACAAAATGCTGAAATCTCTCCCCAGAAGAGAGGCCTCTTAAAGCAGACGCCTCCCCACCAGGGGCAGAGGTCACCCCAGCAGGCTGACCCCTGCCCTGTTACAGTTGGGAATGTCTTcgaggtgggagagggagagccCGAGATTGGCCTGGAACACGCCGCAACCGGAGGAGCTATTTGTTCTCCAAATGTGTCCACGTGCAGCCCCTTGGAGCTGGCGAGAGGGGAGACATCTGTGCCTTAACGTTAATTGCCATCATGTTCAGTTGACATCACGGTGCCCGTAAAATTTCCTCTAATTCTGAAGGCCACACTGGACCTGACTTTCTGCTCTATTGCTCCAGGATCCCCAAAGGCCCCAGCATCTGGGAAGAGAGTTCTGGGCCTGGTGACCACAGAGGAAGGCCCTTCCTTCCGTGTCCCCACGCACAGCCTGGGGTTGGTTCCCAGGGCTCTGCTTACCTCGCTCTCCTCCTGGCCGGGAGGTGCTGCGGGAGCCCCCTCGGTGGTGCCCACCACAGCCCAGGAGGAGGAGTGCAGCCTGTAGGTGGGCACAGGGAATGGCGGTGTGGCGTGCCCGCTGGAATCCACTGTGTTGTCCCCCAGATCCGGCTCACTGCCCAGCTCCCACAGCACGCTGCCTCCTGGGGGTGAGGGCTCCAGGGTCTGCGGGCTCTGGGGCCCGGTCCTCACATCTGCGCAGGGATCTGAGAACCCCCAGGAAAAGCGTGCTTCAGACACACTGGGGTCCAAGGAAGGGCTCTCCAGGAAGAGGGGGTTGTCAAAGAATATGCTCTCCTCCTCGGGACCCCACTCTGGGGACAAGTCTGGCACGCCCTCCCTCGGCCATGCCGGGTTCCGGTTCTCCCCTTCAGGCCCGCTGCTATCTTCCCCCGAGGCCTCGTGCACGTCCACgggtgggctggggtggaggCCTGAGTCCCGGGGTCCCGCCGGGCTGGAGCGTAAAGCGGGGAGGTCGGGAGACGCCGTGGGGAGACAGCATCTCAGCTCAGCTCTGATCCCTTCCGTcttctccagctcctcctccaggtcCAGGACGCACATCTGCGCCTGCAGGATGCCCGCCCAGAACACCACCTGGGTGGACGTGCTCTGGCTCTGGCTTGGGCTCCCCAGAGGATGGCTGTCCCGGGGTGACCCGGGGGATGCTGCTttctgccctgccccctcctgggAAGAGCCGCTCCCCGGATGCGTGGGCTCTGGGCTGGAGCCCCTGGGATGAACATCTCGCCTCGTGGAATCAGGAGGGTCAGAGGCCCAGGTCTGCTCCCCGCAAGGTTCGAGAGGGTCAGGGTGGCCGCGTGTCTCCCTCAGGTGTGCTCCTGGGTGGAGCTGCGTGTGGTCTCCCAAATAGATGTCGAGAAATTCCATGGGTTTGGGGTGTTCACAGAGTCCGTCGTCGCCCATCATCCACAGAGTGCAAGCTGCAAAGGAGTCCCCAAAAGCATCCGCCTTCACAAGCCCATTGTGTAGATTAGAGGGAGCACCGGCCAGCGGGGTGACTGGGACCCCACATCTACCCTGGAAGTACCCAAAGCAAAGGCAGGTTAGCACTGGCCTCTCAGCCCCTGGAAGCACACGTCCGGTGAGTTACACGTGGTTTCGAGTGCCTGCCACATCCATAGCCCGGGCCAAGGGCCGCTGCCCTCCGCAGCCCTGCGGGGGTGAGGAGGGTACCATACACGCCGTCTGACCCACAACTGCAACTGCTCGCGCCAGGGCGGCACCCGCCCCAAAGACACTCGTCTGTTGGCTGAGGGTGGCCCGAGTGGCTGAGCTGAAAGAGATGAACTGGGCAAGCCAGACCCTTCTTTGGGGACCCTGGATTGGAGAAGGTCAAGGCTAAGATGGTTGGTAGCAGGTGCAGAAGGTGGAAATGTCTCAAAATAGCGGGAAGGTAGCAGCAAACCAAAAGAACGATGGGGAGACCAATGTACGTGGGAGCCAAACAGATATGGGCCAGAGGTGAGGGGAATGGAACAGACTCGAGGGAGAAGCAGGCAGCCAGGAAAGGAAGGCCGCAGCTGGTCTTGTTTCCCCTTCCCAAGGCTCCTGTCTTTGGGGCCTGCATCCTCACCCCAGCTCACTGGCCGGTTCTCAGTTCCAGCCacgcagcctggctccagaggacGTTTCAGCCCACGGGGCGGACCTGGGCTGCACGGGGAGGAGGCGGCTGCCCTCTGGGGAGCGGGGAGCTGGGGCCGCCCCACACCTGCTCAGAGCTGCCCGCTGCATCGGCCACATTGGCACTCTGAGCCGGGCCTAATCGGATGCAGTCAAGGATTCTCATGGGGCATTTTCCAGAAGCATGCATCTCCATCCCCTGCACGTGGTCCCCAGGTTACAGGGCTTTCGGGGTGGCCCTGCTTCTTCAGAACAACTGGCTTGTTCTGATCCTGTGGACACTGTGAAACTCATAACTCGACCTGTTTTCCCTCGGTAACTGGCCCTCAGGAAGTGTAGGTTAAGTCCGCAGGCCCTATGCACGCATTTCCTGTATTAAGTGCACCCCAGACCACGTCACagcttttattttccctttgcctCACTCTCCTCACTCACAGATCTCTATTTTGAGGACTGTGTGTGCGTGTAAGCCATTCTGAAATATTTGGGGGAACAAAagcacacacacgcgtgcacacacacacccctgctcCTGACTTGTAACCGTGCGTAACT of Eschrichtius robustus isolate mEscRob2 chromosome 15, mEscRob2.pri, whole genome shotgun sequence contains these proteins:
- the PSD4 gene encoding PH and SEC7 domain-containing protein 4 isoform X2; the encoded protein is MMGDDGLCEHPKPMEFLDIYLGDHTQLHPGAHLRETRGHPDPLEPCGEQTWASDPPDSTRRDVHPRGSSPEPTHPGSGSSQEGAGQKAASPGSPRDSHPLGSPSQSQSTSTQVVFWAGILQAQMCVLDLEEELEKTEGIRAELRCCLPTASPDLPALRSSPAGPRDSGLHPSPPVDVHEASGEDSSGPEGENRNPAWPREGVPDLSPEWGPEEESIFFDNPLFLESPSLDPSVSEARFSWGFSDPCADVRTGPQSPQTLEPSPPGGSVLWELGSEPDLGDNTVDSSGHATPPFPVPTYRLHSSSWAVVGTTEGAPAAPPGQEESETPLGDSLAPARSAASWVDKALTWETERVGSDASPATYPVQPWPLPSPEGWQTKGVPSWPQGPLRPQDRGEIQYGRAQESAPCTVSPGPWGSPASSPEPSSPESEARGPSPRPSPLSSQEGSPQLWSHPPSSVHPTWMLDTTSPSFLETDGAEPSSLEKEKAGEAPSPGKEVKSEGPARTAEAGASQPDVLLTSTEGGSLRSPMDFRRLPESPVPQAQPPEEGQRPPAGDKLANGVRTDKVAWNLASRLYRLEGFRKSEVAAYLQKNNDFSRTVAEKYLSFFQFGGQSLDRALRGFLHALVLSGETQERERILYQFSKRFYHCNPGLFSSVDCVHTLTCAIMLLNTDLHGQNIGKSMSCQEFITNLNGLRDGGNFPKEVLKALYWSIRSEKLEWAVDEEDAARPEKARPSALAGKMSNPFLQLVQDPTVPTYKQGILPRKMHQDADGKKTPWGKRGWKVLHTVLRGMVLYFLKGEDHGLEGESLLGQMVDEPVGVHHSLATPATHYTKKPHVFQLRTADWRLYLFQAPTAQEMTSWIARINLAAATHSAPPFPAAVGSQRKFVRPILPVGPAQSSLEEQHRSHESCLDAASDDLLDLQRNLPERRGRGRELEDYRLRKEYLEYEKTRYETYLQLLVARLHSPSDDLDLWEEQLGKEAGGPQESKPSLKKSHSSPSLHLDEAPTTAKVKRNISERRTYRKIIPKRNRNQL
- the PSD4 gene encoding PH and SEC7 domain-containing protein 4 isoform X1; the protein is MGDDGLCEHPKPMEFLDIYLGDHTQLHPGAHLRETRGHPDPLEPCGEQTWASDPPDSTRRDVHPRGSSPEPTHPGSGSSQEGAGQKAASPGSPRDSHPLGSPSQSQSTSTQVVFWAGILQAQMCVLDLEEELEKTEGIRAELRCCLPTASPDLPALRSSPAGPRDSGLHPSPPVDVHEASGEDSSGPEGENRNPAWPREGVPDLSPEWGPEEESIFFDNPLFLESPSLDPSVSEARFSWGFSDPCADVRTGPQSPQTLEPSPPGGSVLWELGSEPDLGDNTVDSSGHATPPFPVPTYRLHSSSWAVVGTTEGAPAAPPGQEESETPLGDSLAPARSAASWVDKALTWETERVGSDASPATYPVQPWPLPSPEGWQTKGVPSWPQGPLRPQDRGDRHAERAQESAPCTVSPGPWGSPASSPEPSSPESEARGPSPRPSPLSSQEGSPQLWSHPPSSVHPTWMLDTTSPSFLETDGAEPSSLEKEKAGEAPSPGKEVKSEGPARTAEAGASQPDVLLTSTEGLPESPVPQAQPPEEGQRPPAGDKLANGVRTDKVAWNLASRLYRLEGFRKSEVAAYLQKNNDFSRTVAEKYLSFFQFGGQSLDRALRGFLHALVLSGETQERERILYQFSKRFYHCNPGLFSSVDCVHTLTCAIMLLNTDLHGQNIGKSMSCQEFITNLNGLRDGGNFPKEVLKALYWSIRSEKLEWAVDEEDAARPEKARPSALAGKMSNPFLQLVQDPTVPTYKQGILPRKMHQDADGKKTPWGKRGWKVLHTVLRGMVLYFLKGEDHGLEGESLLGQMVDEPVGVHHSLATPATHYTKKPHVFQLRTADWRLYLFQAPTAQEMTSWIARINLAAATHSAPPFPAAVGSQRKFVRPILPVGPAQSSLEEQHRSHESCLDAASDDLLDLQRNLPERRGRGRELEDYRLRKEYLEYEKTRYETYLQLLVARLHSPSDDLDLWEEQLGKEAGGPQESKPSLKKSHSSPSLHLDEAPTTAKVKRNISERRTYRKIIPKRNRNQL